The bacterium DNA segment AAGTATTGAATGATGTAGTTTTAAGATTGAGAACAGGTGTAAGTATGCTTCTTAAAAGTTATGGTGTTAATTTCTTAAAAGGAAAATCTATATTTAAGGATATAAGAACAGTTGAAGTTAATAATAATTTTTTTACAGCAGAAAATATTGTAATTGCAACTGGTTCCACTTCTTATGTCCCGGATTGTTTTAAAGGTGATAGTAGGGTTATAACATCAGACCATATTTGGGAATTCCATAAATTACCTGAAAGTGTTGCCATTATAGGTGGTGGATTTATTGGATGTGAATTTGCCTCTATTTTAAATAAGTTTGGAGTTAAAGTTAAAGTTTATGAAATGATGGATACACTTCTTCCCGGTAAAGATAGAGAAATAACTGAATTACTTAAAAAATCATTTGAGAAAAGGGGAATTGAGGTCAATTTAAATCAGAAACTTGAAAGTTGTGAATTTATTAAAGAAGAAAAAATTTTTGTATCTGTTGGAAGAATACCCAATATACCCGAAATTGAGGGACTTGGATTTGATAAAAAAGGGATTAAAACAGACGAAAAATTGAAAACAAATATTGACGGAATTTATGCTATTGGTGATGTTAATGGTAAATATCAACTTGCCTATGTTGCAACAAAGGAAGGAGAAATTGCTGCTGAAAATATCTGTGGAAAAAATGAAATTATGAATTATGAAATTATTCCTGAAGTTATTTTTACAGACCCTGAAATTGGTGTTTGTGGATTGACTGAAGAAAAAGCAAAAGAAAAAGGTATAGATGTAATTGTCGGAAAATTCCCCTACTCTGCTCTTGGACGTGCTTATTCTGATAAAAAAACTGATGGATTTGTAAAAGTTATTGCAGATAAAAATACTGAAAAAATTTTAGGAATACACATAATTGGAAAAAATGCAACTGAACTTACAAGTTTTTCTACACTTGCAATAACAAATGAATTAAAAATAAAAGACCTTGAAAAAATTTTATATTGTCATCCAACTTTTTCAGAAGGAATAATGGAAGCAATAAATGACCTAAATAAAAAAAGCATCCACTTATCTCCAAAGAAAGGAAAGATATGAAAAAACTGTTTGGAGCAGAAGTACAATATTTTCGCCTTGAAGAAAAATATTGGGAAAAAATAGTTGAAAGTTTAAAAGAATTGGGGTTGAGTTTTGTTTCTTCATATATTCCTTGGGGTCTTCATGAAATTAAAAAAAGAGTATTTGATTTTGAAGGTAAAACATCTGAAAGAACAAATTTAATTAAATTTCTTGAAATAATTAAAAAATATAAACTCAAAATTGCCATAAGACCAGGACCCTTTATCTGCAATGAGTTTTTATATGGAGGGTATCCAGAAAGAATTGTTAAAGAAAAGAAAGAAATATTTGTCCTTGACAATCAGAACAGAACTACAAAAGGTTATTGGATACCTAAAAAAGAAGGTTCTCAACCATCATATTTACATCCTGAATATCTTGAAGAATGTAAGATATGGATTTCTACGGTTTCAAATATTATAAAACCATAT contains these protein-coding regions:
- the lpdA gene encoding dihydrolipoyl dehydrogenase, which produces MEKYDVIVIGGGPAGYPCAIRCSQYGKKVLLIEELALGGVCLNRGCIPTKALYSVSEEISVSKYKSVEKNVKYEWNKVLNEVLNDVVLRLRTGVSMLLKSYGVNFLKGKSIFKDIRTVEVNNNFFTAENIVIATGSTSYVPDCFKGDSRVITSDHIWEFHKLPESVAIIGGGFIGCEFASILNKFGVKVKVYEMMDTLLPGKDREITELLKKSFEKRGIEVNLNQKLESCEFIKEEKIFVSVGRIPNIPEIEGLGFDKKGIKTDEKLKTNIDGIYAIGDVNGKYQLAYVATKEGEIAAENICGKNEIMNYEIIPEVIFTDPEIGVCGLTEEKAKEKGIDVIVGKFPYSALGRAYSDKKTDGFVKVIADKNTEKILGIHIIGKNATELTSFSTLAITNELKIKDLEKILYCHPTFSEGIMEAINDLNKKSIHLSPKKGKI